A genome region from Thermoanaerobacterium xylanolyticum LX-11 includes the following:
- a CDS encoding Cof-type HAD-IIB family hydrolase, translated as MTYKLIAIDMDDTLLTHDKQISRENLEALKKAHDAGIYVVISTGRIYASAYAYSEFLGFKPYIIASNGAMVIDDNDEEIYKSVLDIDILSYLIDLAKENDLYYHFYSDKIVYSPEITSKFQKYGEWNRLYAETLRVEVENIPSHTEFESKLKDSIVKFVMFDEDSEKIKAVRKTIDNEKGDRLETTSSFHNNIEILNKGVNKGNGLKILGEYLGIDRSEMVAIGDSENDVEMVEYAGFGVAMENAIDKLKKTADFITKSNMENGVAYVINKFIL; from the coding sequence ATGACATATAAATTAATTGCAATAGATATGGACGATACACTTTTGACGCATGACAAGCAAATCTCGAGAGAAAACTTAGAAGCTTTAAAAAAAGCTCATGATGCAGGTATTTATGTTGTCATATCAACAGGCAGGATTTATGCTTCTGCTTACGCATACTCGGAATTTTTAGGATTCAAACCATACATCATTGCCAGCAATGGAGCCATGGTGATAGATGACAATGATGAAGAAATTTATAAAAGTGTGCTTGATATAGACATATTGTCGTATTTGATAGATTTGGCGAAGGAAAACGACCTTTATTATCATTTTTACAGCGATAAAATTGTTTATTCACCGGAGATTACCAGCAAATTTCAAAAGTACGGCGAGTGGAACAGATTGTACGCCGAAACATTACGAGTAGAAGTGGAGAATATACCTTCTCATACAGAATTTGAAAGCAAGTTGAAAGACAGCATTGTGAAATTTGTAATGTTTGACGAAGATTCAGAGAAAATAAAAGCAGTGAGAAAAACGATAGATAACGAAAAAGGCGATAGATTAGAGACCACAAGCTCATTTCACAATAATATAGAAATATTAAATAAAGGTGTAAATAAAGGAAACGGCCTCAAGATATTGGGAGAATATCTGGGAATAGATAGATCAGAAATGGTGGCAATAGGTGATAGCGAAAATGATGTAGAGATGGTTGAGTATGCAGGTTTTGGTGTGGCAATGGAAAATGCCATAGATAAACTTAAAAAAACAGCAGACTTTATCACAAAATCAAACATGGAAAACGGCGTCGCTTACGTTATAAATAAATTTATCTTGTAA
- a CDS encoding acylphosphatase produces MKKTVHLNLTGHVQGVGLRYSVYNMALRLNITGYAKNLYDGSVEIVAEGNEEDINMLIDYIKNGLRWARVESIAQKWDDYQGMYHTFEIM; encoded by the coding sequence GTGAAAAAAACGGTCCATCTTAATTTGACAGGCCATGTGCAAGGTGTTGGGCTTAGGTATTCTGTTTACAACATGGCTTTGCGGCTTAATATAACTGGATATGCAAAGAATCTGTACGATGGAAGTGTTGAAATTGTGGCAGAAGGCAATGAAGAGGATATAAATATGCTTATCGATTACATAAAAAATGGGCTAAGATGGGCAAGGGTAGAAAGTATAGCTCAAAAATGGGATGACTACCAAGGAATGTATCACACTTTTGAGATAATGTAG
- the rpoN gene encoding RNA polymerase factor sigma-54: MKLDMGLNLKQVQKLLMTPQLKQAIEILQLNSYELNELITSELETNPMLEAYEDKEDIIEIYHELNKNSDLEKYNYSSDDEERDDLSFENMVSTDTSLTDHLLFQLHITPLTKKIKEICKVIIYDLDSNGYLNDDIEKLSEDYNYSEEDIMTALNVVQSFDPPGIAARNLTECLMLQLKSKNMYNGVVKEIVENYLNEIADNKLSFIAKKLNVDIREVQNAVDEIKKLNPRPGSSFSSYNDIKYVIPDAYIKKIDGDYVVLINESLYPGLRINKSYESILTATDDDNTRKYLSNKIQSAMWLIKSIESRRDTLYKVLSAIVKEQRSFFDREQKYIKPMNLKKIADAVGVHESTVSRAVNGKYVDTPLGVFEIRYFFQSGIGNGDGEMFSQEMIKEMIKQLINEEDPQDTLSDQKIAEILSQKGITISRRTVAKYREEMNIPSSNKRKRY, encoded by the coding sequence ATGAAGCTGGATATGGGACTTAATTTAAAACAAGTACAGAAATTATTGATGACGCCTCAGCTTAAACAAGCCATTGAGATATTACAGCTAAATTCGTACGAGCTAAATGAGCTTATCACAAGTGAATTGGAAACCAACCCTATGCTGGAGGCGTACGAAGATAAGGAAGACATCATTGAGATTTACCATGAATTAAATAAAAATAGCGACCTTGAAAAATACAATTACAGCAGCGATGATGAAGAAAGAGACGACTTAAGCTTTGAAAACATGGTCTCGACTGATACGTCCCTCACAGATCATTTGCTGTTTCAACTTCATATAACACCTCTTACAAAGAAAATAAAAGAGATATGCAAAGTCATAATTTACGATCTTGACAGCAATGGTTATCTAAACGATGATATCGAAAAACTCAGTGAAGATTACAATTACAGTGAAGAAGATATTATGACGGCTTTAAATGTAGTGCAATCATTTGACCCGCCTGGGATCGCAGCGAGAAATTTAACGGAATGCCTCATGCTTCAGTTAAAAAGCAAAAACATGTATAATGGCGTAGTAAAAGAAATTGTGGAAAATTATTTAAACGAAATTGCGGACAACAAGCTTTCGTTTATAGCAAAGAAGTTGAATGTGGACATTAGAGAAGTGCAGAATGCTGTAGACGAGATAAAAAAGCTAAATCCGAGGCCTGGAAGTAGTTTTTCAAGCTACAATGATATAAAATACGTCATTCCAGATGCTTATATAAAGAAGATAGACGGCGATTATGTTGTGCTTATAAATGAGTCTTTGTATCCTGGCTTGAGGATAAATAAGTCTTATGAAAGTATTTTGACTGCTACTGATGATGACAATACAAGAAAATACCTTTCAAATAAAATTCAGTCAGCTATGTGGCTTATAAAAAGCATTGAGTCGAGAAGGGATACTTTGTACAAAGTGTTAAGCGCGATAGTGAAAGAGCAAAGGTCATTTTTTGACAGAGAGCAGAAATACATTAAACCTATGAACTTAAAGAAGATTGCAGATGCAGTAGGAGTTCATGAATCGACGGTAAGCAGGGCAGTAAACGGAAAGTACGTTGATACACCTTTAGGTGTTTTTGAAATCAGATACTTCTTCCAAAGCGGCATCGGCAATGGCGATGGTGAGATGTTTTCGCAGGAAATGATAAAAGAGATGATAAAGCAATTGATAAACGAAGAAGACCCTCAAGATACTTTAAGCGATCAAAAAATCGCTGAGATTTTGTCTCAAAAAGGCATAACGATATCGAGAAGGACTGTCGCTAAATACCGAGAAGAGATGAATATCCCATCGTCCAACAAGAGAAAAAGATATTGA
- a CDS encoding sugar-binding transcriptional regulator, with amino-acid sequence MNDIISLQQKIVPELIELLQKRYTIMRNIYFSQPIGRRALSYQLNIGERIIRTEVSFLKRQGLIDINPLGMTVTKDGEKLLEELKEFIHELKGLNNLEKTLKDRLKLKKVIVIPGDVDNDRLIKKDMGKSAAAYLKSIIKNDSIIALTGGSSVMEVANEMPQCYTKSNIMVVPARGGLGREVEKQANTIASVLAKKLGGSYKMLHIPDNVGKEAIETLMNEPDIKSVIDILKEADIVLFGIGRADVMADRRNLPSSTKEYLRSVGATSEALGFYLNINGEIVYETPSIFLTKDDLKKVKNLIAVSGGKSKADAIISTCISGMVDVLITDEGAAFEILKSC; translated from the coding sequence ATGAATGACATAATATCATTACAACAGAAAATTGTGCCTGAGCTAATAGAACTGCTGCAAAAAAGGTATACTATAATGCGTAATATATATTTCAGCCAGCCAATAGGGAGGCGAGCTTTGTCATATCAGCTTAATATTGGCGAGAGGATAATAAGGACAGAGGTATCTTTTTTGAAGCGACAAGGCCTTATCGATATAAATCCTTTAGGAATGACTGTGACTAAAGACGGCGAGAAACTTTTGGAGGAGCTTAAGGAGTTTATCCATGAGTTAAAAGGCTTAAACAACTTGGAAAAAACTTTAAAAGATCGCCTGAAACTAAAAAAAGTCATCGTGATACCGGGTGATGTCGATAATGATAGGCTTATAAAAAAAGACATGGGCAAATCTGCTGCAGCTTACCTTAAAAGCATAATAAAGAATGACAGCATCATTGCATTGACTGGCGGTTCAAGTGTGATGGAAGTTGCAAATGAAATGCCTCAGTGCTACACCAAATCAAATATAATGGTTGTACCTGCAAGAGGTGGCTTAGGTCGCGAAGTGGAAAAACAAGCAAATACAATTGCATCAGTCCTTGCAAAAAAGTTAGGTGGTTCCTACAAAATGCTTCATATTCCTGACAACGTAGGTAAAGAAGCTATAGAGACCCTTATGAATGAGCCAGACATAAAAAGCGTTATTGACATATTGAAAGAAGCTGATATAGTGCTTTTTGGCATAGGACGTGCAGATGTGATGGCTGACAGGCGAAATTTACCTTCATCGACTAAAGAGTATCTTAGGAGTGTTGGTGCCACGTCAGAAGCATTGGGCTTTTACTTAAACATAAACGGTGAAATAGTTTATGAGACGCCAAGCATATTTCTCACAAAGGATGATTTAAAAAAAGTCAAAAATTTGATAGCTGTTTCAGGTGGCAAAAGCAAAGCTGATGCGATTATATCAACTTGCATAAGTGGAATGGTGGATGTCCTCATAACTGATGAAGGTGCTGCATTTGAAATATTAAAAAGTTGTTAA
- the gap gene encoding type I glyceraldehyde-3-phosphate dehydrogenase produces MTVKVGINGFGRIGRNFFRAALKKNVDLDIVAFNDLTDAKTLAHLLKYDSTFGQFEGEVVAKEDSLVVNGKEIKILKETDPAKLPWKELGVDIVIESTGRFTNKEDAVKHIEAGAKKVIISAPAKNEDITIVMGVNEDKYDPNAHHVISNASCTTNCLAPFAKVLHNKFGIKRGLMTTVHSYTNDQRILDLPHKDLRRARSAAMSIIPTTTGAAKAVALVLPELKGKLNGFAMRVPTPDVSVVDLVAELEKSVTVEEVNAALKEAAENELKGILGYTDEPLVSMDFKGDSRSSIVDGLSTMVMEGNMVKVVSWYDNEWGYSNRVVDLAKYVADRL; encoded by the coding sequence ATGACAGTAAAAGTAGGTATTAATGGCTTTGGTAGAATAGGCAGAAACTTTTTTAGAGCAGCATTAAAGAAAAATGTAGATCTTGATATTGTTGCATTCAACGATCTTACTGATGCAAAAACATTAGCACATCTATTAAAGTACGATTCAACATTCGGTCAATTCGAAGGCGAAGTCGTTGCAAAAGAGGATTCACTTGTTGTAAATGGCAAGGAAATAAAGATATTAAAAGAAACAGATCCTGCAAAATTACCTTGGAAGGAATTAGGTGTTGACATAGTTATCGAATCAACAGGTAGGTTTACAAACAAGGAAGATGCAGTAAAACACATTGAAGCTGGAGCAAAGAAAGTAATAATTTCTGCACCTGCTAAAAATGAAGATATAACAATCGTTATGGGTGTTAACGAGGACAAATATGATCCAAATGCACATCACGTTATTTCAAATGCTTCATGCACAACAAACTGCTTAGCACCATTTGCAAAAGTTTTACATAATAAATTTGGAATTAAGAGAGGTTTAATGACAACTGTTCACTCATACACAAACGATCAGAGGATACTGGATCTTCCTCATAAGGATTTAAGAAGAGCAAGATCAGCAGCAATGTCAATTATTCCGACAACAACTGGTGCTGCAAAAGCAGTTGCACTTGTATTGCCTGAATTAAAAGGGAAATTAAACGGTTTTGCAATGAGAGTTCCAACACCAGACGTATCTGTTGTTGATCTTGTTGCAGAGCTTGAAAAGAGCGTAACTGTAGAAGAAGTAAATGCAGCATTGAAAGAAGCAGCAGAAAACGAACTTAAAGGCATTCTCGGATATACAGATGAACCATTAGTATCAATGGACTTCAAAGGTGATTCAAGATCATCGATTGTTGATGGCTTGTCAACAATGGTTATGGAAGGCAATATGGTAAAGGTTGTTTCATGGTATGACAACGAATGGGGTTATTCAAACAGGGTTGTTGACCTTGCTAAGTATGTAGCAGATAGACTGTAA
- a CDS encoding phosphoglycerate kinase: MKKTVRDIDVKGKRVLVRVDFNVPMDSEKNITDDTRIKAALPTIQYLLDNNAKVILVSHLGRPKGKFNMEYSMKPVAKRLSELLGKQVIVADDVIGEDAKAKANALKDGEVLLLENVRFHAEEEKNDPDFSKELASLADVFVNDAFGTAHRAHASTTGVASYLPAVSGFLIEKELNFMGGALENPERPFVAILGGAKVSDKIGVITNLLDKVDSLLIGGGMAYTFIKAEGHEIGKSLLEEDKLELAKDLIEKAKQKGVKLLLPVDTVVSAELKSGVPYEVVDIDKMPNDKIGVDIGPKTIEEFSKVIKGAKTVVWNGPMGVFEIREFAKGTEAIAKAMSECSGTTIIGGGDSAAAVEQLGYADKVSHISTGGGASLEFLEGKVLPGIAALNDK; the protein is encoded by the coding sequence ATGAAAAAAACTGTAAGGGATATCGATGTAAAGGGCAAGAGAGTCCTTGTAAGGGTAGACTTTAATGTGCCTATGGACAGTGAAAAAAATATAACTGATGATACGAGAATAAAAGCGGCATTGCCTACTATCCAATATCTTTTAGACAATAATGCAAAGGTGATATTAGTATCACACTTAGGAAGGCCGAAGGGCAAGTTCAACATGGAGTATTCTATGAAGCCTGTTGCAAAAAGGCTTTCAGAGTTACTCGGGAAACAAGTCATTGTAGCTGATGATGTAATAGGTGAAGATGCTAAGGCAAAAGCTAACGCATTGAAAGACGGTGAAGTGCTGCTTTTAGAAAATGTCAGATTCCACGCTGAAGAAGAGAAAAATGATCCGGATTTTTCAAAAGAGTTGGCATCATTGGCTGACGTATTCGTCAACGATGCATTCGGTACAGCTCATAGAGCGCATGCATCTACAACGGGAGTTGCAAGTTACCTGCCAGCAGTATCTGGATTTTTAATTGAGAAAGAGTTAAATTTCATGGGCGGTGCTTTGGAAAATCCAGAAAGACCTTTTGTAGCAATACTGGGCGGTGCAAAAGTTTCAGATAAAATTGGCGTCATCACGAACCTTTTAGATAAAGTTGATAGTTTGCTTATTGGCGGCGGTATGGCATACACATTTATAAAGGCTGAAGGCCACGAAATAGGTAAATCCCTTTTGGAGGAAGATAAATTAGAGCTTGCCAAAGACTTAATCGAAAAGGCTAAGCAAAAAGGAGTCAAATTGCTTTTACCGGTAGATACAGTAGTCAGTGCAGAATTAAAATCAGGCGTTCCATATGAAGTGGTTGACATAGACAAGATGCCTAATGACAAAATCGGTGTAGACATTGGACCGAAGACAATTGAAGAATTTTCAAAAGTCATAAAAGGTGCAAAGACAGTAGTTTGGAATGGCCCTATGGGTGTATTTGAAATCAGAGAATTTGCAAAGGGAACAGAGGCAATCGCAAAAGCTATGAGTGAATGCAGTGGCACTACTATAATCGGTGGCGGAGATTCTGCTGCGGCAGTTGAACAGTTAGGCTATGCAGACAAAGTGTCACATATATCGACAGGTGGCGGTGCGTCATTAGAATTCTTAGAAGGCAAGGTATTGCCTGGAATAGCTGCATTAAACGACAAATAA
- the tpiA gene encoding triose-phosphate isomerase: MRRPIIAGNWKMYMTPSEAINLVNELKPLVSGAEAEVVVIPPFVDLIDVKKAIDGSNIKLGAQNMHWEEKGAFTGEVSPTMLKEIGVEYVVIGHSERRQYFAETDETVNKKVKSALGHGLKPIVCVGESLSQREAGEAFNVVREQTKKALDGIRSEDVLNVVIAYEPIWAIGTGKTATSKDANDVIKVIRETIADIYGIDIANEVRIQYGGSVKPDNAKELMSESDIDGALVGGASLKAQDFAKIVNY, from the coding sequence TTGAGAAGACCTATTATCGCAGGTAATTGGAAGATGTACATGACGCCATCTGAAGCTATAAACCTTGTAAATGAGCTTAAGCCTTTAGTGTCTGGTGCAGAAGCAGAAGTTGTAGTAATACCACCGTTTGTGGATCTTATAGACGTAAAGAAGGCCATAGATGGCTCTAACATAAAGTTAGGTGCACAGAATATGCACTGGGAAGAAAAAGGCGCATTTACAGGAGAAGTTTCACCGACTATGCTCAAAGAGATAGGTGTAGAGTACGTCGTAATCGGCCATTCCGAGAGAAGACAGTATTTCGCTGAGACAGATGAGACTGTGAATAAAAAAGTTAAATCTGCATTAGGTCATGGTCTTAAGCCTATTGTATGTGTAGGCGAATCATTATCTCAAAGAGAAGCAGGAGAAGCTTTCAATGTAGTAAGAGAACAGACAAAAAAAGCATTGGATGGCATTAGAAGTGAAGATGTCTTAAATGTCGTCATAGCTTATGAGCCTATTTGGGCTATTGGTACAGGTAAAACAGCTACGTCGAAAGATGCAAATGACGTAATAAAGGTCATAAGAGAGACTATTGCAGACATATACGGTATAGACATCGCTAATGAGGTAAGAATACAATATGGTGGCAGTGTTAAACCTGATAATGCTAAAGAGCTTATGTCAGAAAGCGATATTGATGGTGCATTAGTGGGCGGAGCTAGCCTTAAAGCGCAGGATTTCGCTAAAATTGTAAATTATTAA
- the gpmI gene encoding 2,3-bisphosphoglycerate-independent phosphoglycerate mutase: protein MPKNFVMLVVLDGFGISDSKEGNAIYSANTPNLDYYFKNYPNTKLIPSGLAVGLPEGQMGNSEVGHLNIGAGRIVYQELTRISKEIKEGAFFKKQEFLDAIQNVKKNGSKLHLFGLLSDGGVHSHITHLFALMKLAKDEGLDEVYVHAFLDGRDVPPACAKEYIKAFEDEANRLGIGKIATISGRYYAMDRDKRWERTKKAYDAIALGKGVFANSPEEAIDIAYSKDQTDEFVEPTVILDGGKPTATVDANDSIIFFNFRPDRARQITRAFIDEVFNFFDREKGYIPVYFVSMTQYDITFENIHVAYKPENLKNTLGEYLSDKGIKQLRIAETEKYAHVTFFFNGGVEEPNKGEDRILIPSPKVATYDLKPEMSAYEVTDTVVEKIKSKQYGFILLNFANPDMVGHTGVFSAAVKAIEAIDECVGRIVTACQEVGGTILITADHGNSEQMIDPVTKEPQTAHTTNPVPFIVIGEGDVTLRNDGILADIAPTVLDILGLPKPQEMTGTSLIIGR, encoded by the coding sequence ATGCCCAAAAACTTTGTAATGCTTGTTGTCTTAGATGGATTTGGGATCTCTGACAGCAAAGAAGGAAATGCCATTTATTCAGCTAATACACCAAATTTAGATTATTACTTTAAAAATTATCCAAATACAAAGCTTATACCAAGTGGCTTAGCTGTAGGGCTTCCTGAAGGACAGATGGGAAATTCGGAAGTTGGACATCTTAATATAGGTGCTGGTAGAATAGTTTATCAGGAGCTTACAAGAATAAGCAAAGAGATTAAAGAAGGTGCTTTTTTCAAAAAGCAAGAGTTTCTTGATGCCATACAAAATGTAAAGAAGAATGGTTCAAAGCTTCATCTTTTTGGACTTCTGTCTGATGGCGGTGTCCACAGTCACATTACACATCTTTTTGCACTTATGAAGCTGGCAAAAGATGAAGGATTAGATGAGGTATACGTCCACGCATTTTTAGATGGCAGAGATGTTCCACCTGCATGTGCCAAAGAATACATAAAGGCTTTTGAAGATGAAGCGAATAGACTTGGCATTGGTAAGATTGCTACAATATCTGGAAGGTACTATGCAATGGATCGTGACAAGAGATGGGAAAGGACTAAAAAAGCTTACGATGCTATAGCATTAGGCAAAGGCGTTTTTGCTAATTCGCCTGAAGAAGCGATAGATATTGCATATAGCAAAGATCAGACAGATGAGTTTGTAGAACCGACGGTTATTTTAGATGGTGGCAAGCCAACTGCGACTGTGGATGCCAATGATTCGATAATCTTCTTTAATTTCAGGCCTGATAGGGCAAGACAAATTACAAGAGCTTTTATCGATGAAGTGTTTAACTTTTTTGATAGAGAAAAAGGATATATTCCTGTTTACTTTGTCTCCATGACGCAGTATGATATAACATTTGAAAATATACACGTTGCGTATAAGCCTGAGAACTTGAAGAATACTCTTGGCGAGTACCTAAGCGACAAAGGCATAAAACAGCTTAGAATAGCGGAGACAGAAAAATACGCCCATGTTACATTCTTCTTCAATGGAGGTGTAGAGGAGCCAAATAAAGGAGAAGACAGGATACTGATACCATCTCCTAAAGTAGCAACGTACGATTTAAAGCCTGAAATGAGTGCGTACGAAGTTACAGATACTGTGGTTGAAAAAATAAAGTCAAAACAGTATGGTTTTATACTGCTTAACTTTGCAAATCCTGACATGGTAGGTCATACAGGCGTATTTAGTGCTGCTGTCAAAGCGATAGAAGCAATTGATGAGTGCGTTGGCAGAATAGTGACGGCTTGTCAGGAAGTGGGTGGTACTATTCTTATAACTGCTGACCATGGAAATTCTGAGCAGATGATCGATCCAGTGACTAAAGAGCCACAGACGGCTCATACGACAAATCCGGTACCATTCATAGTGATAGGTGAAGGCGATGTAACACTTAGAAATGATGGTATTTTAGCAGATATAGCACCAACGGTGCTTGACATATTGGGACTGCCAAAACCACAGGAAATGACAGGTACGTCCCTAATAATAGGAAGATAA
- the eno gene encoding phosphopyruvate hydratase yields MSIIVDVYAREILDSRGNPTVEVEVELDSGAVGRAAVPSGASTGQFEAVELRDGDNNRYLGKGVLKAVENVNEKIAPEIIGMDAIDQVAIDKAMIDLDGTPNKSNLGANAILGVSLAVAKAAAEEVGLPLYQYLGGVNAKVLPVPMMNILNGGKHADNNVDIQEFLIMPVGAQNFHEALRTCAEVFHNLRSVLKSKGLSTTVGDEGGFAPNLTSNEEAIQVILEAIQKAGYVPGEDVAIALDPASSEMYKEDGKYHFDGEGVVRTSEEMVDYWEQLINKYPIVSLEDGLAEEDWNGWKLLTERLGKKIQLIGDDIFVTNTERLSRGIKMGVANSILIKLNQIGTLTETLDAIEMAKKAGYTAVVSHRSGETEDSTIADLVVAVNAGQIKTGAPSRTDRVVKYNQLMRIEEGLGGIAQYLGKDAFYNVR; encoded by the coding sequence ATGTCTATAATTGTTGATGTTTATGCAAGAGAAATACTTGACTCAAGAGGAAATCCAACAGTAGAAGTAGAAGTGGAATTAGATAGCGGTGCAGTAGGTCGTGCTGCAGTTCCATCTGGTGCTTCAACAGGTCAGTTTGAAGCTGTTGAGTTAAGAGATGGTGACAACAACAGATACTTAGGAAAAGGTGTATTGAAAGCTGTAGAAAATGTAAATGAAAAGATCGCTCCAGAAATAATTGGAATGGATGCAATAGACCAAGTGGCAATAGACAAAGCCATGATTGATTTAGATGGAACTCCAAACAAATCAAATCTGGGTGCAAATGCAATTTTAGGTGTTTCATTGGCAGTTGCTAAAGCTGCTGCTGAAGAAGTTGGCTTGCCACTTTACCAGTACTTAGGTGGAGTAAATGCAAAAGTTCTTCCTGTGCCAATGATGAACATTTTAAACGGCGGAAAGCACGCTGACAATAACGTCGATATACAGGAATTCTTGATCATGCCTGTTGGTGCACAAAACTTCCATGAGGCTTTAAGGACATGCGCTGAAGTTTTCCACAATTTAAGATCAGTGCTTAAATCAAAAGGATTAAGCACTACAGTTGGCGATGAAGGTGGCTTCGCACCAAATCTCACATCAAACGAAGAAGCAATACAGGTAATATTGGAAGCAATCCAAAAGGCAGGATACGTACCTGGTGAAGATGTAGCTATAGCTCTTGATCCAGCTTCATCTGAAATGTACAAAGAAGATGGGAAATACCATTTCGATGGAGAAGGCGTTGTGAGAACATCAGAAGAAATGGTGGACTACTGGGAGCAGCTTATAAATAAATATCCTATCGTTTCGCTTGAAGATGGTTTAGCAGAAGAGGATTGGAACGGATGGAAGCTCTTAACAGAAAGATTGGGCAAGAAAATCCAATTAATTGGCGACGATATTTTTGTTACAAATACAGAAAGACTCTCAAGAGGAATTAAGATGGGTGTTGCGAACTCTATCCTCATTAAGCTTAATCAGATTGGTACACTTACTGAAACGCTTGATGCGATAGAGATGGCTAAGAAAGCAGGATACACTGCTGTCGTATCACATCGCTCAGGTGAGACAGAAGATTCAACTATTGCAGATCTTGTTGTTGCTGTCAATGCAGGGCAAATTAAGACTGGTGCTCCTTCCAGAACAGATAGAGTCGTGAAGTACAACCAATTGATGAGGATAGAAGAAGGGTTAGGCGGAATAGCACAATACCTTGGAAAAGACGCATTTTACAACGTAAGATAA
- a CDS encoding DUF134 domain-containing protein, translating to MPRPQKCRWVKCEPNINYFKPVGIPMHSLSEVVLTVEEFEAIRLKDLEGLEQEDCAERMKVSRPTFFRIIMSAREKVADALVNGKAIRVEGGNYKVYGEDVPHHGHGHCNRHGMMGESISDEEN from the coding sequence ATGCCAAGACCTCAAAAATGCAGATGGGTAAAATGTGAACCAAACATAAATTATTTTAAGCCAGTAGGAATACCTATGCACTCATTAAGTGAAGTGGTGCTTACAGTTGAAGAGTTTGAAGCTATACGTCTAAAGGATTTAGAAGGATTAGAACAAGAAGATTGTGCGGAAAGGATGAAAGTATCAAGGCCTACATTTTTTAGGATCATCATGTCAGCTCGTGAAAAAGTTGCAGATGCACTTGTAAATGGCAAAGCCATAAGAGTAGAAGGCGGCAATTACAAAGTCTACGGTGAAGACGTACCCCACCATGGACATGGACATTGCAATAGGCATGGCATGATGGGTGAATCAATTTCTGATGAAGAAAATTAG
- the secG gene encoding preprotein translocase subunit SecG — MLKIIVLIIHIIVSLFMMAVILLQQGKSAGISGAIAGGAETFFGKNKARTMEGTLERLTTISAVVFIITSLILTLLMGK; from the coding sequence ATGCTAAAAATAATAGTACTTATAATTCATATTATTGTTAGTTTGTTTATGATGGCAGTTATACTCTTGCAACAAGGGAAAAGTGCAGGTATATCCGGGGCAATTGCAGGTGGTGCAGAGACTTTCTTTGGTAAAAACAAGGCCAGGACGATGGAAGGTACTTTGGAGAGGCTTACGACGATAAGCGCCGTAGTTTTCATAATTACTTCATTGATATTGACGTTGCTGATGGGAAAATAA